In one window of Pseudobdellovibrionaceae bacterium DNA:
- a CDS encoding mechanosensitive ion channel: MDSYIKPEYIEKLIHDLVLFLPRIPIAIILFAVGLFVIRIILKTFKFALIRRGVEVTLANFLTSIASILLKILLIITVASTVGIATTSFVAMIGAAGLAIGLALQGSLSNFAGSVLLMVFKPYKVGDSIVAQGQEGEVKDINVFNTVLITADNRRVVIPNGPLAGGVIVNVTAENARRIEIKVGVGYGSDIEKVKKIMLDLALADQRVLLKPAPPFVGIQNFGDNSVDLVFRIWVGAVDYWSTYYSMMEQIKIAFEKEGIDIPYPQRVVHQARP; the protein is encoded by the coding sequence ATGGACAGTTATATCAAACCTGAATACATAGAAAAGTTAATTCATGATCTAGTTCTGTTTTTACCGCGTATTCCGATTGCCATCATTTTATTTGCCGTCGGTCTTTTTGTCATTCGCATTATCTTAAAGACCTTTAAGTTTGCGTTGATCCGAAGAGGAGTGGAAGTCACTCTGGCTAATTTTCTGACCTCTATTGCTTCTATTCTATTAAAAATTCTTCTGATCATCACAGTGGCGTCTACGGTTGGTATTGCTACGACTTCTTTTGTTGCCATGATTGGTGCAGCAGGTTTAGCAATTGGTTTGGCTCTGCAAGGAAGCTTAAGCAACTTTGCAGGCAGTGTGCTTTTGATGGTGTTTAAACCTTATAAAGTTGGGGACAGCATCGTTGCCCAAGGTCAGGAAGGTGAGGTGAAAGACATTAACGTTTTTAACACTGTACTGATCACCGCTGACAATCGACGAGTCGTCATCCCCAATGGTCCTCTTGCTGGTGGGGTGATCGTCAACGTCACTGCCGAAAACGCCAGACGCATCGAAATCAAAGTCGGCGTAGGCTACGGCAGCGACATCGAAAAAGTAAAAAAAATCATGTTAGATCTGGCCTTGGCTGACCAAAGAGTTCTTTTAAAGCCAGCTCCTCCATTTGTAGGTATCCAAAACTTTGGTGATAACTCAGTAGACTTAGTTTTCCGTATATGGGTCGGTGCTGTGGATTATTGGTCTACTTATTACTCCATGATGGAACAAATTAAGATTGCTTTTGAGAAAGAGGGCATAGACATCCCATACCCTCAACGCGTCGTCCACCAAGCTCGTCCGTAA
- a CDS encoding MerR family transcriptional regulator produces MDIEIDQTVDEAGSMETNELVQAVVFDVEGSRLLEKMFARIPDQMAFKIGDVAELADVKPYVLRYWEQEFDILKPKKATNNQRMYSRRDVENVLMVKKFLHIDKFSIPGARRAIKLARKKMASGVMDVAKGPSEKDIKALEIRMEMLLSKIRSTKGKLVHKFFQLGL; encoded by the coding sequence ATGGACATCGAAATCGACCAGACCGTTGATGAAGCGGGAAGCATGGAGACCAACGAGTTGGTTCAAGCGGTAGTCTTTGATGTAGAAGGAAGCCGACTTTTAGAAAAGATGTTTGCTCGTATTCCAGATCAGATGGCTTTTAAGATTGGTGATGTGGCTGAGCTTGCCGATGTGAAACCCTATGTGCTCAGGTACTGGGAGCAAGAGTTTGACATTTTAAAACCTAAAAAAGCTACGAACAATCAAAGAATGTACTCCAGACGAGATGTGGAAAATGTGTTGATGGTGAAAAAGTTTTTACATATTGATAAGTTTTCCATTCCAGGTGCGAGACGAGCCATAAAGTTAGCGCGCAAAAAGATGGCCAGTGGTGTAATGGATGTGGCTAAGGGCCCATCAGAAAAAGACATAAAAGCGTTAGAAATACGAATGGAAATGCTGCTGTCAAAAATCAGAAGTACAAAAGGCAAGTTGGTACATAAGTTTTTTCAATTGGGATTGTAG
- a CDS encoding integration host factor subunit alpha, whose protein sequence is MSKTLTKADIVERVYSKIGFSKKEASELVELVFGTLKDSLNDGQKVKISGFGNFEVREKESRVGRNPQTGDQIIIDARRVLSFKPSQVLKDMINGEMPMGSISEETEA, encoded by the coding sequence ATGTCTAAAACATTAACCAAAGCAGATATCGTAGAAAGAGTGTACAGCAAGATTGGGTTTTCCAAGAAAGAAGCTTCCGAACTTGTCGAACTGGTTTTTGGAACTTTAAAGGACAGTCTTAACGATGGTCAAAAGGTTAAAATTTCTGGTTTTGGAAATTTTGAAGTCAGAGAAAAAGAGTCTCGTGTAGGGCGTAATCCGCAAACAGGAGATCAGATCATCATTGATGCCCGCCGTGTTTTAAGTTTTAAACCCAGTCAAGTTCTAAAGGACATGATCAACGGTGAAATGCCGATGGGTTCGATCTCTGAAGAGACAGAAGCGTAA
- the pheT gene encoding phenylalanine--tRNA ligase subunit beta, translating to MKISLNWLNDFIDVTDYMDAPEKLADKLTAAGLEVEGVEKRGHFDHLKVGKILELKKHPDADKLTVCQVDVGDGEIRQIVCGATNHKQGDVVCAALPGCILPGDFKIKKSKIRGQESGGMLCSESELGLADTSEGIKILPANAPLGEDVSSYLGLRDSILEISVTPNRADCLSHWGLAREVSALLGRPLKELSPKVADNKTSIVIETEVKNTEACPRFTGRMLKKVKVAESPAWLKQRLSSCGMNSINNVVDITNYVMLELGQPMHAYDARFIEGQKILVENSHAGEVFTSFDGSEYVLTGEELCIRDAKKVIGLAGVVGSKDSGIQDTTTEVFLECAYFMPSSVRKTSRRFGIETDAGYRFSRGTDVDMVHMASLRATELFVEIAGAEVVSELSDVYPRPVTVKDIDVKVSDITERLGFEAEPQKFETWLKRLFCKFKKQGDTYTVTPPSFRYDFFCKEDLVEEYGRLEGYDQIPEILPQLDVFPTAQDPQYIQNKVMSDILVELGLNQAYNYNFSSSIEEAKLVGSIDAWLNPDMQASPIKSVVVKLQEDGTAVSANPLANFNLDGLHDFESSRLLQLNSKIKVKNPLNENLDAMRSALAPQLFANALHNWKYGREYGQLFEVGSIFYKTTEGQYTEEGRVAAIAWGHQEQYWSKPPQQATSSLTVFGLRTTLESVFKKLGITSYKFQNIEQAHGSTPFFHPKQWARVIVEGKTVGIIGSVHPALLEEHKVRVPMAYFEIDPKLLFRGYPRYSKVKPLVYFPIVKRDMTFELEEVVSYDDLVQTLSKAVGKKLIRTELKDIYKGERLGQGRHAITVSLSLQDENKSIEDAELDKIQSSVFKAVETKFKK from the coding sequence ATGAAGATCTCGCTAAATTGGTTAAATGATTTTATTGATGTGACAGATTATATGGATGCCCCCGAAAAGCTGGCGGATAAATTGACCGCAGCAGGTTTAGAAGTAGAAGGGGTAGAAAAACGAGGACACTTTGATCACCTGAAGGTGGGAAAGATTCTTGAGCTTAAAAAACATCCCGATGCCGACAAGCTGACCGTATGTCAGGTGGATGTGGGTGATGGTGAGATTCGACAGATCGTGTGCGGGGCTACCAATCACAAGCAAGGTGATGTGGTGTGTGCGGCGTTACCTGGTTGTATTTTGCCAGGGGATTTTAAAATCAAAAAATCTAAAATTCGTGGGCAAGAAAGTGGTGGGATGCTGTGTTCTGAATCCGAACTCGGTTTAGCCGACACGTCTGAAGGTATTAAAATTTTGCCTGCGAATGCGCCTTTAGGTGAGGATGTTTCGTCGTATTTAGGTTTACGAGACAGCATTTTAGAAATCAGTGTGACTCCTAACCGTGCCGACTGTTTAAGTCATTGGGGACTTGCAAGAGAAGTGTCAGCCCTATTGGGACGTCCACTTAAAGAATTGTCTCCCAAGGTGGCAGATAATAAAACATCTATTGTCATCGAAACGGAAGTTAAAAACACTGAAGCCTGCCCACGTTTTACAGGGCGTATGCTTAAAAAAGTCAAAGTTGCAGAAAGCCCTGCGTGGTTAAAACAAAGATTGAGCAGCTGTGGAATGAACTCCATTAACAATGTGGTGGACATCACCAACTATGTGATGCTCGAACTTGGGCAACCTATGCACGCCTACGATGCGCGTTTTATTGAAGGCCAAAAGATTTTAGTCGAAAACTCTCATGCAGGTGAAGTGTTCACCTCCTTTGATGGGTCTGAGTATGTTTTAACAGGCGAAGAGCTTTGTATTCGTGATGCTAAAAAAGTGATTGGTCTTGCGGGTGTAGTGGGTTCAAAAGACTCTGGAATTCAAGATACCACTACAGAAGTGTTTTTAGAGTGCGCTTATTTTATGCCTTCTTCAGTTAGAAAGACCTCTAGACGTTTTGGTATTGAAACTGATGCGGGTTACAGATTTTCTAGAGGCACAGATGTGGACATGGTGCACATGGCTTCCCTTCGTGCCACAGAACTTTTCGTTGAGATTGCTGGAGCTGAGGTGGTGTCAGAACTCAGTGACGTTTACCCACGTCCTGTCACTGTCAAAGACATTGATGTGAAGGTGTCTGACATTACGGAACGTTTAGGGTTTGAAGCGGAGCCACAGAAATTTGAGACTTGGTTAAAGCGTCTGTTTTGTAAGTTCAAAAAACAAGGAGACACTTATACTGTGACTCCACCTAGTTTTAGATATGATTTTTTCTGTAAAGAAGATTTAGTCGAAGAGTACGGACGTCTTGAAGGGTACGATCAGATTCCAGAGATCTTGCCACAGTTAGATGTGTTTCCTACAGCCCAAGACCCTCAGTACATTCAAAACAAAGTGATGTCAGATATTTTAGTCGAACTGGGTTTAAACCAAGCTTACAATTATAATTTCTCTTCCAGTATCGAAGAAGCTAAGTTGGTGGGGAGTATTGATGCCTGGTTAAATCCTGATATGCAAGCTTCACCGATTAAGAGCGTGGTTGTGAAACTGCAAGAAGACGGAACCGCAGTTTCTGCAAATCCTTTGGCCAATTTTAATCTAGACGGGCTGCATGATTTTGAGTCTAGCCGACTGCTTCAATTAAACTCAAAGATCAAAGTCAAAAATCCATTGAATGAGAACTTAGATGCGATGAGAAGTGCTTTGGCTCCGCAACTTTTTGCCAATGCTCTTCATAACTGGAAGTATGGGCGTGAGTATGGACAGCTTTTTGAAGTGGGGTCTATTTTCTATAAAACCACAGAAGGTCAGTACACAGAAGAGGGACGAGTGGCAGCCATTGCTTGGGGTCATCAAGAGCAATACTGGAGCAAACCTCCCCAGCAAGCGACTTCATCTTTAACGGTATTTGGACTACGCACTACTTTGGAATCTGTCTTTAAAAAATTAGGCATTACGTCTTACAAGTTTCAAAATATTGAACAAGCTCACGGTTCGACACCTTTCTTTCATCCCAAACAGTGGGCTCGAGTGATTGTAGAAGGAAAGACCGTGGGGATTATCGGCAGTGTCCATCCTGCGCTTTTAGAAGAGCACAAGGTGCGTGTGCCTATGGCGTATTTTGAAATTGATCCTAAATTGTTATTCAGAGGTTATCCTCGATACAGCAAAGTAAAACCCTTAGTTTACTTTCCCATTGTTAAACGGGATATGACTTTTGAGTTGGAAGAAGTCGTGTCTTATGACGACTTGGTACAAACTCTATCCAAAGCGGTGGGCAAAAAACTGATTCGCACAGAACTTAAAGACATCTATAAGGGTGAGCGTTTAGGGCAGGGACGTCACGCCATTACTGTGAGTCTCAGCTTGCAAGACGAGAACAAAAGCATTGAAGATGCAGAACTTGATAAGATTCAAAGTAGTGTCTTTAAAGCGGTAGAAACAAAATTTAAAAAATAA
- the pheS gene encoding phenylalanine--tRNA ligase subunit alpha, translated as MLQEKLKEIYDNAVKAFEEAKTRAELYDQKVKYMGKQGELTGLMKKLVELPKEDRPAFGQLINQKKQGLEALYETKDQALATHELAAKIASERLDLSLPGPSQAIGHKHPIYLTITEMIEILSRLGFSVRTGPMVESDHYNFEALNFPKDHPARDMQDTFYIDEDHVLRTHTSPIQIRTLEATSQSQSAHAGDIKKTESLPLRILAPGSVFRCDSDVTHSPNFYQVEGLWVDKVVSMAHLKGVISFFAKSFFGSKTQVRFRPSFFPFTEPSAEVDCTCPICSGSGCRICKDTGWIEIGGCGLVNPNVFRLSGLDPDQWQGFAFGFGVERMAMIRYGISDIRLFNENDLRFLEQF; from the coding sequence ATGTTACAGGAAAAACTCAAAGAAATCTATGATAATGCAGTAAAAGCTTTTGAAGAAGCAAAAACCCGTGCCGAGCTTTATGATCAAAAAGTCAAATACATGGGTAAACAAGGCGAGCTTACGGGACTCATGAAAAAGTTGGTCGAGCTTCCTAAAGAAGACCGTCCCGCGTTTGGCCAGTTGATCAACCAAAAAAAACAAGGACTTGAGGCTTTGTATGAAACCAAAGACCAAGCTCTGGCCACTCACGAGCTGGCGGCAAAGATTGCTTCAGAGCGTTTGGATCTTTCTTTACCTGGTCCAAGTCAGGCTATAGGTCACAAACATCCTATTTATTTGACCATCACAGAGATGATTGAAATTTTGTCTCGCCTTGGATTTAGCGTAAGAACAGGTCCTATGGTGGAGAGTGATCATTACAATTTTGAAGCTTTGAACTTTCCTAAAGATCACCCTGCGCGTGACATGCAGGACACTTTTTACATTGATGAAGATCATGTTTTAAGAACTCATACTAGTCCTATTCAGATTCGCACCTTAGAGGCCACATCACAAAGTCAAAGTGCTCATGCGGGGGATATCAAAAAGACGGAAAGTCTACCATTAAGAATCTTGGCCCCTGGTTCGGTGTTTCGTTGTGACAGTGATGTGACCCATTCTCCCAACTTTTATCAAGTTGAAGGGCTGTGGGTAGATAAAGTGGTGTCCATGGCTCACTTAAAAGGAGTGATTTCGTTTTTTGCTAAATCTTTTTTTGGGTCTAAAACCCAAGTGAGATTCCGTCCTAGCTTTTTTCCATTCACTGAACCTTCGGCAGAAGTGGATTGTACTTGTCCCATCTGCTCTGGAAGTGGATGTCGAATTTGTAAAGACACAGGTTGGATTGAAATTGGCGGATGCGGGCTAGTGAATCCCAATGTCTTTCGACTGTCGGGTCTTGATCCTGATCAGTGGCAAGGTTTTGCCTTTGGGTTTGGTGTAGAGAGAATGGCCATGATCAGATATGGAATTTCTGACATTCGTTTATTTAATGAAAATGATCTAAGATTTTTGGAGCAGTTCTAA
- the rsmG gene encoding 16S rRNA (guanine(527)-N(7))-methyltransferase RsmG: MKDKNREQRTKKAAAKDNNKDFSLHEIDERIYDVFCNHGFEDFPHNQRQELSRFCELLLKAQKRLNLTRLLKLHEVALKHFIDCLIVDQLWDLKFPLADLGTGPGFPGIPLKVLYPDEKIILVESVQKRVSYLKDIREQMGFKNLDILGRKFDPDYLYPCASFITRALQMPIEEILLYAKPSLPSGGEVVLMKGPAVDNENLEDIASAIHDFRLKKVIPYTLPQSNHHRRLVIYEKI; the protein is encoded by the coding sequence ATGAAAGACAAAAACAGAGAGCAAAGAACTAAAAAAGCTGCAGCAAAAGACAACAATAAGGACTTCAGCCTGCACGAAATTGATGAGCGCATCTACGATGTGTTTTGCAATCATGGCTTTGAGGACTTCCCCCATAACCAGCGCCAAGAGCTGTCCCGATTTTGTGAGCTGTTACTGAAGGCACAAAAAAGACTCAACCTCACCCGCCTTCTCAAACTTCACGAGGTGGCCTTAAAGCATTTTATTGATTGTCTGATTGTAGACCAACTGTGGGATTTGAAGTTTCCTTTAGCTGACCTTGGCACAGGACCTGGGTTCCCAGGCATTCCGCTTAAGGTGTTGTATCCCGATGAAAAGATCATTTTGGTTGAGAGCGTGCAAAAACGAGTCAGCTACTTGAAGGACATTCGTGAGCAGATGGGCTTTAAGAATCTAGACATTCTAGGCCGCAAGTTTGACCCAGATTATCTTTACCCTTGCGCAAGCTTCATCACCCGCGCCTTACAAATGCCTATCGAAGAGATTTTACTTTACGCCAAGCCTTCTCTTCCCTCAGGTGGCGAAGTGGTACTTATGAAAGGTCCAGCTGTGGACAATGAAAATCTTGAGGACATCGCCAGTGCCATTCATGATTTTCGTTTAAAAAAAGTCATCCCTTACACTTTACCCCAATCTAACCATCACAGACGTTTGGTGATTTATGAAAAAATTTGA
- a CDS encoding TrmH family RNA methyltransferase, giving the protein MKKFESIESPQNAKFKTWCSLKTTKGIKKTGKALVAGKTLVSEMHKHFYDHPLEILFTEKMGIPVNLGPHTKAYQLSETLFNELDPLGLHFPLLVVPTPEIPTLPLNPTPQGLQVLLPLGDPKNLGAAIRNCLAFGVTDIVLLKEAAHPYHFASIKASSGAVFKVRLQAGPSIQELTKSNSLFCLDGHGQSLVDFEWPGNLYLLVGEEGPGVPDSLKDHKQTLSIPIDENIESLNAHQALGIALYDMCSKKHNSKTN; this is encoded by the coding sequence ATGAAAAAATTTGAAAGCATTGAAAGCCCACAAAATGCCAAATTTAAAACCTGGTGCAGCCTAAAGACCACCAAAGGGATTAAAAAGACAGGCAAAGCCCTTGTGGCGGGAAAAACTTTGGTCAGTGAAATGCACAAACACTTTTACGATCACCCCTTAGAAATCCTCTTTACTGAAAAAATGGGAATTCCTGTCAACCTTGGCCCTCACACCAAGGCTTACCAACTCAGTGAAACTCTGTTTAATGAACTAGACCCTTTGGGACTTCACTTTCCTTTATTGGTCGTCCCTACACCTGAGATCCCAACGCTTCCACTAAATCCCACTCCTCAAGGTCTTCAAGTTCTGCTTCCTTTAGGCGATCCTAAAAATTTAGGTGCTGCGATCAGAAACTGTTTAGCCTTTGGCGTAACAGACATCGTGCTCCTCAAAGAAGCCGCTCACCCTTACCACTTTGCCAGCATCAAAGCCTCTTCAGGCGCTGTGTTCAAAGTCCGTCTGCAAGCTGGACCTTCCATTCAAGAACTCACAAAATCAAATTCTCTATTTTGTTTGGATGGCCACGGTCAAAGCTTAGTGGACTTTGAGTGGCCTGGGAATCTTTACTTACTTGTCGGCGAAGAAGGACCAGGTGTTCCCGACAGTCTTAAGGATCATAAACAAACTTTAAGTATCCCGATTGATGAAAATATCGAATCACTCAATGCTCACCAAGCATTGGGAATTGCTCTGTATGATATGTGTAGCAAAAAACACAACTCCAAGACAAACTAG
- a CDS encoding diphosphomevalonate decarboxylase: protein MDKVWIDKAPSNIALIKYMGKVEGDINQTINPTLSYTLNHLTTEVQLAPSPDGQDHFEPLPGANINLSGQQEARFLNFLKKIKDSFQYDGHFIVKSGNNFPHDCGLASSASSFAALTKVTVKAICELTERSLPPQKDIAALSRLGSGSSCRSFFSPWSFWSHDAIQEIELPYKDLHHMVLVVNSSVKKVSSSEAHKRVVSSSLFDGRIDRAKTRMLHLIEAFQNKDWQKAYEICWAEFWDMHVLFETSVPSFGYMVPETIKVLNWIRDYWKMIGDGPIVTMDAGPNIHFLFRSNQKEMMENICEKWSKEIQILRY, encoded by the coding sequence ATGGATAAAGTATGGATAGATAAAGCACCTTCAAATATTGCTCTGATCAAGTATATGGGCAAGGTGGAAGGGGACATCAATCAGACTATCAATCCCACTTTATCTTACACTCTTAATCACTTGACCACGGAGGTGCAGTTAGCACCTAGCCCTGATGGGCAAGATCACTTTGAGCCTTTGCCTGGTGCTAATATCAATTTGTCTGGACAACAAGAGGCACGTTTTTTAAATTTCTTAAAAAAAATCAAAGATTCTTTTCAATATGACGGACACTTTATTGTAAAGTCTGGCAATAATTTTCCTCACGATTGTGGTTTGGCCAGTTCTGCCAGTAGCTTTGCGGCACTGACTAAAGTGACTGTGAAAGCCATTTGTGAGCTGACAGAACGCTCTTTACCTCCACAAAAAGACATCGCAGCTCTCAGCCGTTTGGGATCAGGTTCTTCTTGCCGCTCCTTTTTTTCTCCTTGGTCTTTTTGGAGTCATGATGCCATTCAAGAGATTGAACTGCCTTACAAAGACCTTCATCACATGGTGCTTGTTGTGAACAGTTCTGTTAAAAAAGTCAGTTCCAGTGAAGCCCATAAACGAGTGGTGAGCAGTTCTTTGTTTGATGGTCGCATTGATCGGGCTAAAACCAGAATGTTGCATTTGATAGAGGCCTTTCAAAATAAAGACTGGCAAAAGGCTTATGAAATCTGTTGGGCTGAGTTTTGGGATATGCACGTTCTGTTTGAAACCAGTGTTCCTAGTTTTGGATATATGGTGCCTGAGACGATTAAAGTTTTAAATTGGATTCGCGACTACTGGAAGATGATTGGGGATGGTCCTATTGTGACCATGGATGCGGGCCCTAATATTCATTTCTTATTTCGATCTAATCAAAAAGAAATGATGGAAAACATTTGCGAAAAATGGTCTAAAGAGATTCAAATCCTAAGATATTAA
- a CDS encoding hydroxymethylglutaryl-CoA reductase, degradative — MEKLNPFEGFSKLERKDRFKILQDLGYLTKEDVRLLRLSNFLEPDLAEKFIENSLGYFPMPLGVATHFVIDDKPVLIPMAVEETSIIAAASKTAKWVKSNGHIKTQMLGHVGIGQIQIAILKNPEEFKTRFANIKKHLIELANQIPAKGLVDRGGGVRDLKLRYITRPDSYTMAVIHAEIATCDAMGANIINQVCEFLAGPIEDLTDETVNVKILSNLTDTRLVKAEVVMNNIDPDLAIKIQETSLFAQLDPYRAATNNKGVLNGIDPILMATGNDWRAVEAGMHAYATLEDGQYRSVTKWWANPSAKTLTGQLIAPISVGVVGGVTKLHPFATMALKMMNIESADDLSRICAAVGLVQNLGAIKALSTVGIIEGHMKLHIKNLALSAGAKESETPFVQKKLEEILRATKRISLSQAIDALNDLRNRDLHEEPKIK; from the coding sequence ATGGAAAAACTAAATCCTTTTGAGGGATTCTCAAAGTTAGAACGTAAAGACCGCTTTAAGATCCTTCAAGATCTAGGCTACCTGACAAAAGAAGACGTGCGACTGCTTAGGTTGAGTAACTTTTTAGAGCCTGACCTAGCAGAAAAATTTATTGAAAACTCTTTGGGATATTTCCCAATGCCTTTAGGTGTGGCCACGCATTTTGTGATTGATGACAAACCTGTTTTGATCCCTATGGCTGTGGAAGAGACTTCTATTATTGCAGCCGCAAGCAAAACCGCTAAGTGGGTCAAAAGCAATGGGCATATTAAAACCCAAATGTTAGGCCATGTAGGGATTGGACAAATTCAAATTGCCATCCTTAAAAATCCTGAGGAATTTAAAACCAGATTTGCGAATATTAAAAAACATCTCATAGAACTGGCGAACCAAATTCCTGCCAAAGGTTTAGTGGACCGAGGTGGTGGAGTCAGAGATTTAAAACTTCGTTATATCACTCGTCCCGACTCTTACACGATGGCGGTCATTCATGCTGAGATTGCGACCTGCGATGCCATGGGTGCGAATATCATCAATCAAGTGTGTGAGTTTTTAGCTGGTCCCATTGAAGACCTTACTGACGAGACAGTGAATGTGAAGATTTTAAGTAACCTCACGGACACTCGTTTGGTGAAGGCCGAAGTTGTGATGAACAACATTGATCCTGACTTAGCCATAAAGATCCAAGAGACCTCGCTTTTTGCCCAACTTGACCCTTATCGCGCAGCTACAAATAATAAAGGTGTACTTAATGGGATTGATCCTATTTTGATGGCTACAGGAAACGACTGGCGCGCGGTGGAAGCGGGGATGCACGCTTATGCCACTCTAGAAGATGGCCAATACCGTTCTGTGACCAAGTGGTGGGCGAACCCCAGTGCCAAAACTTTAACTGGACAATTGATTGCTCCGATTTCTGTGGGTGTTGTGGGTGGAGTTACAAAACTTCATCCTTTTGCAACGATGGCCCTTAAGATGATGAACATTGAATCTGCGGATGACCTTTCAAGAATCTGTGCGGCTGTGGGGCTGGTACAAAACTTAGGTGCGATCAAAGCCTTATCTACGGTGGGGATTATTGAAGGGCACATGAAGTTACATATTAAAAATTTGGCTTTAAGTGCAGGTGCTAAAGAGTCAGAAACCCCGTTTGTGCAAAAAAAATTAGAAGAGATCCTGCGTGCAACAAAAAGAATTTCTTTAAGTCAGGCGATTGATGCTCTTAATGATTTAAGAAATAGAGACTTGCATGAAGAGCCTAAAATCAAGTAG
- the fni gene encoding type 2 isopentenyl-diphosphate Delta-isomerase — protein MNDATFESRKKDHIVQSLDVRHQVGLSPSSQVRLFHQALPEFNFSEVNLKTKVFGQLEVNAPIFVSSMTAGHSDSPKINHALFEACVEKNWLMGVGSQRRELFDSKAKEEWKSRKQQYPTLKVFGNIGLPQLIESGATEVLKLIDHLEPQAFVVHLNALQEVMQEEGTPNFKGGVEALRNLAESSPVPILVKETGCGFSLLSLIELCKIPNLYAIDVAGMGGTHWGRIEGGRSQNPMYVRASETYSYWGHTTAESLNAFFANREQMQDKRCWASGGIRTGLDVVTCLTMGAEMVGVAQPFLRAALEGTEKVLELMAILEYETRVGLFCTGHRDPVSCQKNGVWEWKN, from the coding sequence ATGAATGATGCCACATTTGAATCTCGTAAAAAGGATCATATTGTTCAGTCTTTAGATGTGAGACATCAAGTGGGGCTCAGTCCCTCCAGCCAAGTTCGACTTTTTCATCAGGCTTTGCCTGAATTTAACTTTTCAGAAGTCAATTTAAAGACTAAAGTTTTTGGTCAACTCGAAGTGAATGCCCCTATCTTTGTCAGCTCTATGACGGCGGGTCACTCCGACAGTCCTAAAATCAATCATGCTTTGTTTGAAGCCTGTGTAGAAAAAAATTGGCTGATGGGTGTAGGCTCACAACGTCGTGAACTTTTTGACTCTAAAGCCAAAGAAGAATGGAAGAGCCGTAAGCAGCAGTACCCCACACTGAAAGTGTTTGGAAATATTGGTCTACCCCAACTGATTGAAAGTGGGGCGACAGAAGTTTTAAAACTCATTGATCATTTAGAGCCCCAAGCTTTTGTGGTTCATCTCAATGCTTTACAAGAGGTGATGCAAGAAGAAGGAACTCCGAATTTTAAGGGAGGAGTCGAGGCTCTTAGAAACCTTGCAGAGTCTTCTCCTGTGCCGATTCTGGTTAAAGAGACGGGTTGTGGATTTTCTTTACTGTCTTTAATTGAACTTTGTAAGATTCCTAATCTTTATGCCATTGATGTGGCGGGTATGGGTGGAACGCATTGGGGACGTATAGAGGGGGGACGAAGTCAAAACCCTATGTATGTACGCGCATCTGAGACCTATTCTTATTGGGGGCACACCACCGCAGAAAGTTTGAACGCTTTTTTTGCCAACCGTGAACAGATGCAGGACAAAAGATGTTGGGCTTCAGGAGGCATCAGGACAGGCTTAGACGTTGTGACGTGTTTGACCATGGGTGCTGAAATGGTGGGAGTGGCGCAGCCCTTCTTGCGAGCTGCCCTTGAGGGAACAGAAAAAGTCCTAGAGTTAATGGCGATCCTAGAGTATGAAACTAGAGTCGGGTTATTTTGCACAGGACATCGAGACCCTGTTTCGTGTCAGAAAAATGGAGTTTGGGAATGGAAAAACTAA
- the rplT gene encoding 50S ribosomal protein L20: MRVKRGIVARRRRKKVLERASGYYSAGSRLFTIAKERNDRALVYAYRDRKVKKRDFRGLWIQRINAAARINGLSYSQFIGGLKKAGIELNRKALADLAVFDAAAFKAIADQVKSA, from the coding sequence ATGAGAGTAAAAAGAGGAATCGTCGCCAGAAGACGTAGAAAAAAAGTTTTAGAGCGTGCTAGTGGATACTACTCAGCAGGAAGTCGTTTATTTACTATTGCTAAGGAAAGAAACGACCGTGCCTTAGTTTATGCTTACCGTGATCGTAAAGTGAAGAAGCGTGATTTTAGAGGTCTTTGGATTCAAAGAATCAACGCTGCTGCACGAATCAACGGTCTATCTTACAGCCAATTTATCGGTGGCCTTAAGAAAGCAGGCATTGAACTTAACCGTAAAGCTTTAGCTGATTTAGCGGTATTTGATGCGGCTGCATTTAAAGCTATAGCGGATCAAGTGAAGTCTGCCTAA